A window of the Labrus mixtus chromosome 8, fLabMix1.1, whole genome shotgun sequence genome harbors these coding sequences:
- the LOC132979045 gene encoding transcriptional repressor p66 alpha-like isoform X7: MSEEAVRQTRSQKRALEREAAPQSIESTNDDNESKKPKLDSSECTIPAQSKPTSEPVPAQDDKSLPRDGSAEPEKELPKEQSKSPLPLVLPLVSQPVKDDQKRTQRQHTDEPSSDSRTDSSDRAGKARTESAGDTRSRVRLLESKVASGMLAAGEVKATIKVEVQTGEQPVDMSTSRGSVKREKRPPSPEDDDVIILSDNDSPSPPMNGLSHFKELDTALLMKNSPEERERIIKQLKEELRLEEAKLVLLKKLRQSQIQRDTLQKPSTLSDSSAPPPLIRGTVTSNKGSQQQIMTARSSGTVIPPPLVRGGQQMSSKHGSQIIMPPLVRGAQIQALRQQQQQQLAASGGSGSGPPPLLVGPKTSAPAGQGHRGMVQPGLIRVGSSATTLGSPSSLKGSSSGSSGLSMVSVNDSPASRQAAAKLALRKQLEKTLLEIPPPKPPAPEFNFLPSAANNEFIYLVGLEEVVQNLLDTIHRGKTGGALSKASVKDPLICTQCHTDFTCRWRQDKTKVLCEHCMSSNQKKALKAEHTNRLKAAFVKALQQEQEIEQRIIQQTSSTVSHSSSSSSSLSSLKAEQLVSQQLRQAQARAASLQHHHQANRGTNILHHHSIKQSSQGQRSHGISSLGVRGVPHSFSSSSQLQSAVAAAALVSRPGKHAHLSHRSVQSSKVSSSGIGGSRNVSGGSSSSTAWKKQSNSNTGVTMAYVNPSLTGHKTSATVDARQREYLLDMIPSRSSISQTANTWK, from the exons ATGTCTGAGGAGGCTGTTCGCCAGACACGCAGCCAGAAGAGGGCGCTGGAGAGGGAGGCTGCTCCCCAGTCTATAGAATCAACCAATGATGACAATGAAAGCAAAAAGCCTAAATTGGACTCATCTGAATGTACAATACCAGCACAAAGTAAACCTACATCTGAACCTGTACCTGCACAGGATGATAAAAGCCTTCCTAGAGATGGCTCAGCAGAGCCGGAGAAGGAGCTGCCAAAGGAGCAGAGCAAGTCTCCGTTACCTTTAGTGTTACCTCTGGTCTCTCAGCCAGTGAAGGATGATCAGAAGCGGACCCAGAGACAGCACACAGATGAACCCAGCTCAGACTCACGGACTGATAGCAGTGACAGAGCTGGCAAAGCCAGGACAGAGTCGGCTGGCGATACAAGGAGCAGAGTTCGATTGTTGGAGTCGAAGGTGGCCAGTGGCATGCTGGCTGCAGGAGAAGTGAAGGCCACCATCAAAGTGGAAGTTCAGACAGGAGAGCAGCCTGTGGACATGAGCACTTCCAGAGG CAGTGTAAAAAGGGAGAAGCGCCCTCCATCCcctgaagatgatgatgtcattatctTGTCAGATAACGACTCCCCAAGTCCTCCAATGAACGGCTTGAGCCATTTTAAGGAGCTCGACACAGCCCTGCTAATG AAGAACAGCCCAGAAGAGAGGGAGCGCATCATTaagcagctgaaggaggagcTGAGACTGGAGGAGGCTAAGCTGGTGTTACTGAAGAAACTCCGCCAGAGccagatacagagagacacgCTCCAAAAG CCCTCCACTCTGTCTGATTCGTCTGCTCCCCCTCCTCTAATTCGTGGAACAGTTACAAGCAATAAAGGCTCCCAGCAG CAGATAATGACTGCAAGGAGTTCTGGGACAGTCATCCCTCCGCCACTGGTAAGAGGAGGACAGCAGATGTCATCCAAACATGGCTCACAGATCATAATGCCGCCTCTGGTGAGAGGGGCACAG ATCCAGGCTCTCCgtcagcaacagcagcagcagttggCTGCCTCTGGAGGCTCAGGCTCAGGACCCCCTCCTCTGCTGGTGGGCCCAAAGACCTCTGCCCCTGCAGGCCAGGGCCATAGAGGAATGGTCCAGCCAGGCCTGATAAGAGTTGGCAGTAGTGCTACCACCCTG GGCTCACCATCTAGTTTGAAGGGATCCTCCTCAGGAAGCAGTGGCCTGTCTATGGTTAGCGTAAATGACTCTCCAGCAAGCCGACAAGCTGCAGCTAAACTTGCTCTGCGGAAACAATTAGAGAAGACTCTCCTTGAGATTCCCCCTCCCAAGCCACCCGCCCCAGAGTTTAACTTCCTGCCCTCTGCGGCCAACAATGAGTTCATCTACCTGGTGGGGCTCGAGGAAGTGGTACAGAATCTATTGGACACAATCCACAGAG GAAAGACAGGCGGTGCACTGTCCAAGGCCAGTGTCAAAGATCCTTTAATCTGCACCCAGTGCCACACTGACTTCACCTGCCGCTGGAGGCAGGACAAGACAAAAGTTCTCTGTGAACACTGCATGTCATCCAATCAGAAAAAGGCTTTGAAAGCTGAACATACCAATAGGCTGAAGGCGgcgtttgtcaaagcacttcaACAAGAGCAGGAAATAGAGCAGCGTATAATTCAGCAGACATCCTCAACGGTTTCCCACAGTAGCTCTTCGTCCTCGTCTTTATCATCACTGAAAGCAGAGCAGCTGGTGTCTCAGCAGCTGAGGCAGGCTCAGGCTAGAGCGGCCTCCCTCCAACACCACCACCAGGCCAATCGAGGCACCAACATTCTTCACCATCACTCCATCAAGCAG AGCTCCCAGGGCCAGCGGTCCCATGGTATCTCATCGTTAGGGGTGAGGGGGGTCCCCcactccttctcttcctcatcCCAGCTGCAGAGTGCGGTGGCGGCCGCAGCTTTGGTCAGCCGGCCAGGTAAGCATGCCCATCTTTCCCACCGCTCTGTCCAGAGTTCAAAGGTGAGCAGCAGTGGGATCGGCGGCAGCAGGAATGTCAGCGGAGGTAGTTCTTCATCCACTGCATGGAAGAAGCAGAGCAACAGCAACACAG GAGTCACTATGGCCTACGTGAACCCAAGCCTGACAGGTCACAAGACGTCAGCCACCGTCGACGCTCGTCAGAGGGAGTACCTGCTGGACATGATCCCCTCCCGCTCGTCAATCTCGCAGACTGCAAACACATGGAAATAA